The Mucilaginibacter gracilis genomic interval CAATGACAAAGAGGAACTATTAGCGAACTGGACAAACCCGTTTTTGAGTTATCACCAGTGGCTTCAAATTTCCGAACAGGTGAATAGCGCCATTAAAAAGTACGGCAAAAACTTAACAAAAAGCGGCAGCCTATTCACCGATCAACTTTTTGATGGGTATTTAGCCATATTCAGCAATCATTGCTTAGAACAGTACAGCATTAATAAAGCACAATCGCCAAAATTCAAACTGGCTATTGATCTTTTTTATTTACCTGTTCAGCCAATTAATAATAGGAATTACAGCTATATCGTACTGGAATTACACGGCGTGCCGGAACACGCCGTCATCGCCACGGACGAAGACGGTAACAATCGTGTATTTGATAGCCGCGCGGATGCCGATGCAGAAGCTTCCGACTGCCAAGAGGGTCTGATCGTAGAAATATAAACCCGGCGATTCAGCTAAAGCCTTGTGTTATAACAGACACAGGGCTTTTTTTGTAAAAAATTTCCTGATTAGGTGTTATTCAGGTCAAACAGGTATTTCCAGGTTTAACCGATCCGCTAAATAACGCACGGCCGCAGGATAGTCCAGCTTTTTGTATTCAACCATAAAACGGATCGCATTGCCGCCCTTGCCACATTTAAAACACTTATATATCTGTTTCGATGGCGACACCGAAAATGTGCGATTAGTACCGCCATGAAACGGACAAGAGCCTTTATATTCTTCACCTTCGCGGGTAAGCTCACTAAACTCCGTTATCAATTCTGGCAAGTTAGTCTTTGCCAGTAGCATATCTATAAACTTTGCAGGTATCATGACTGGTAACGTTTAATAAGCAAAAGTAACGTCATTGCTCCAATATTCCCAAGCCTAAATATGTTGGTTCACATAAGCCGAAACTTCCAATAAATCACGATCAATCAATTGTTGCAAGTTCACCTGGTCATAAAAATCAGATCGCATATCGTATTGCGCCTTTAAACGTATCGGCTCGTCAATAAAACTCCTTACCGTAACCACACTCTTTGCATGGCGCACCGTCACAGAAAAATTCATCGAGATCAAATTTTCATCCAGGACTGTATCAGGCCCAATATAAGCGTACTTGTTACCCTTGATTTTTGCTAACTGTTCTGTTATTAATGTAATAATATCTTGTTTCCTGCCCATTTAAAATTAGATGCTATATCAGGCATCACAAAAATGTAGTTTTTCAGACTGAAATGAACATCTTAATACCGTTTAATCTTTAGATTTTTCCTTTCTATAAAATTCTATAAAATCCTGATCATTATGTAACTTTGATTTTTCTGCCAGCGCTTTTTGGGCTTTTTTGGTCAAACGTTTCGCATCCTTCTTCGCCCCAAATACATAATTTATCTCTTCCGGCTTGTCATCGATCATATCTTGGACATATTTAAGAACGTTCTCCGCCGACTTCGACAAACGCTTGAAATCTTCCATGAAATGTTCCGAAAATTCTTCATCCTCGGTCACCCAGCGGGACAACACCAAATCTTGGTTCGTTGTCCCGCTTTTTTGTTCCCCTAATTTCTTGTTTATCAGATAGGTAATTTTGAATGGATCACTCACCGTAGCGGTTCGTTCTTTCAATTCCTCAAAAGTGAATTTTTCGGGGTAGATCGAACCAATAATTTTTCTTTGTGTGTCAGGCTCTGATTTCCAATAGATTACGTCAATCTTAGTCAAGGTACTAATTGCACCGTCAACAATCGGCTCCAAATCCTGCACCTTTATCACCTCAGTTCCTATTTCTGACAGCTTGGCCTCCAGTACGATTATCTTGTGCTCATTTTCTGATTTGATAGCCTTGTAGTCTGTACCATCAATGTCGCCGTTTAGCAACAGTTCGCGGGCTTTGGTTAGCTTGTTATTGTGAATAGTAATCTGATCTATGTATTGTCTGCGGGCATCACGTCCAGTCTGCGTACTATTGCTATATGCATCGAGTATCACTTTTTTGAATAGTATTGCCGCCCTGATGTCCAGCACATAATCTTTCAAGCCAGAAACAAATGTTTCGTTTACATCTTCTGCTTTCTGTCTGTACCCGCAGTATGACGAGCAATGGTAATAGTGGTAGTATTGGGTTCTACCTTTAGATGCGCTGCCCGATAAAACTCTTGTGCATTTTGAACAGTTCAAAAATCCTCTTAGTGGCAGCATATTCATAGACACTATGGTAGTACCTGTACTCTCGCGCTTCCTTCCATTTAAAACATCCTGAACATCATAAAATAAGCTTTCTGAAATCAAAGGATCATGTACGCCCGGTACGGTAAACATATCTTCATCTTTGAATTTCGGTATGACAATTTTGCCGCAATAGACCGGATTACGAATAGCTACCCAAAACGTGTTCTTGCTACAATTCAATCCAAGCTCGTTTGCCCGTTTCCAAACTTGCTCGGTAGAGTATTTTCCTTCGCTGATCTCGTTAAATGCCCATTTCATGATAGATGCCTGAGGTTCTTTAAAAACAATCCGCTTCGCACCACCCTCTTGTGTACGGTTAACATAGCCAATCGGCGCTGTGGCCATATACCGGCCTTCTTTCCTTGCGCGGCGC includes:
- a CDS encoding CHC2 zinc finger domain-containing protein translates to MIPAKFIDMLLAKTNLPELITEFSELTREGEEYKGSCPFHGGTNRTFSVSPSKQIYKCFKCGKGGNAIRFMVEYKKLDYPAAVRYLADRLNLEIPV
- a CDS encoding recombinase family protein, whose protein sequence is MKVADLYIRVSTDEQADKGYSQRSQEEVLRKYCEISRITVRNVIFEDHSAKSFIRPEWTKLLVFLRKNRNKSDLILFTKWDRFSRNAPDAYQMINTLKGLGIEPQAVEQPLDMSVPENKMMLAIYLTAPEIENDRRALNVFYGMRRARKEGRYMATAPIGYVNRTQEGGAKRIVFKEPQASIMKWAFNEISEGKYSTEQVWKRANELGLNCSKNTFWVAIRNPVYCGKIVIPKFKDEDMFTVPGVHDPLISESLFYDVQDVLNGRKRESTGTTIVSMNMLPLRGFLNCSKCTRVLSGSASKGRTQYYHYYHCSSYCGYRQKAEDVNETFVSGLKDYVLDIRAAILFKKVILDAYSNSTQTGRDARRQYIDQITIHNNKLTKARELLLNGDIDGTDYKAIKSENEHKIIVLEAKLSEIGTEVIKVQDLEPIVDGAISTLTKIDVIYWKSEPDTQRKIIGSIYPEKFTFEELKERTATVSDPFKITYLINKKLGEQKSGTTNQDLVLSRWVTEDEEFSEHFMEDFKRLSKSAENVLKYVQDMIDDKPEEINYVFGAKKDAKRLTKKAQKALAEKSKLHNDQDFIEFYRKEKSKD